Proteins encoded together in one Poecile atricapillus isolate bPoeAtr1 chromosome 15, bPoeAtr1.hap1, whole genome shotgun sequence window:
- the LOC131585179 gene encoding collagen alpha-1(I) chain-like, whose amino-acid sequence MLVPGRRCLEVDAERGQRWVLAGSRRDAMRGGAELRDAGDAGRGRSRSLAATEGRVPSPRRREGAERYRPRWCGHRHRQRERGCSPSPAEGWGSGGARPCCSSPWPGLTGLGSPRVRRAREDPHNAGHSRGAAGARGRPAWKGPLAEPGQPRAEVGSVPRGSLRPPVLAGHLAGLLAAGPACADAYRGLSDCVLKLGDSMATYEEEEGIELQGLRRVCRYWDEFHTCALTVLWECQKEAAAVWEMLRRESRKTKFQGSLFDLCSPSTTQSFAWTRVPNISILSIPLIVTWLNL is encoded by the exons ATGCTGGTGCCGGGGCGCCGGTGCCTGGAGGTGGATGCAGAGCGTGGGCAGCGGTGGGTGCTGGCAGGGTCCCGGCGAGATGCGATGAGGGGAGGTGCGGAGCTGCGGGATGCCGGGGATGCGGG CCGCGGCCGAAGCCGCTCATTAGCGGCGACAGAGGGACGGGTGCCCTCCCCGCGGAGGCGGGAGGGAGCGGAGCGCTACCGGCCCCGGTGGTGcgggcaccggcaccggcagcgGGAGCGCGGCTGCAGCCCGAGCCCGGCGGAGGGATGGGGcagcggcggggcccggccgtGCTGCTCCTCGCCCTGG CCCGGGCTGACTGGGCTCGGGTCGCCCCGTGTCCGCCGGGCTCGGGAAGATCCCCACAACGCCGGGCACAgccggggagcggcgggggctCGAGGCCGTCCTGCGTGGAAGGGGCCGCTCGCcgagccggggcagccccgggcgGAGGtgggctctgtccccaggggctCACTTCGCCCCCCGGTGCTGGCAGGGCACCTGGCCGGGCTGCTGGCAGCGGGACCCGCCTGCGCCGACGCTTACCGGGGCCTCTCGGACTGCGTCCTCAAGCTAGGGGACAGCATGGCCACgtatgaggaggaggaaggcatCGAGCTGCAGGGGCTGCGCCGAGTCTGCAG gtACTGGGATGAATTCCACACCTGTGCCCTGACAGTGCTCTGGGAGTGCCAGAAGGAAGCAGCAGCCGTCTGGGAGATGCTGAGAAGGGAGTCCCGAAAAACCAAATTTCAAGGCAGTTTGTTCGacctctgcagccccagcacgACCCAAAGCTTTGCCTGGACCCGCGTTCCCAACATTTCCATCCTCAGCATCCCCCTCATTGTCACTTGGCTGAACTTATAA